In Astyanax mexicanus isolate ESR-SI-001 chromosome 5, AstMex3_surface, whole genome shotgun sequence, a single window of DNA contains:
- the lrrc40 gene encoding leucine-rich repeat-containing protein 40 isoform X1, which translates to MSRFKRGAGLDSRAGFRQQKEECPVPNGLLKGARQSGQLNLSGRGLTEVPQSVWRLNIDPPEEAQQNVSFSASDRWWEQTDLTKLLLSSNKLETLSEDVKLLPALVVLDIHDNQLRTLPATIGELEQLQKLNLSHNKMTDLPLELWNLTNLRCLHLQQNLLEQLPSELGQLCQLEDLDLSNNKLIIVPDGLANLNNLVKLNLSFNSLKSLPSAISEMKNLRMLDCSRNQLESVPPVLAQMASLEQLYLRHNKLRFLPELPSCKTLKELHCGNNQIEVLEAAHLKHLSALSVLELRDNKVKSLPEEITLLQGLQRLDLTNNDLSSIPCGLGNLPKLTSLTLEGNPLRTIRRELLTKGTSELLKYLRSRIQEEPDGNLKDEPKTAMTLPSQSRINVHAIKTLKTLEYSQKQEAAIPDDVFDAVSDGAVVNVNFSKNQLTEVPPRIVELKDTLADLNLGFNKLSAVPIEFSKLQQLVHVDLRNNLLTSLPMELESLKLRSIILSFNRFKAFPDVLYRILSLETILMSNNQVGAIDPLRLKLLDKLSTLDLQNNDIMQVPPELGNCTSLRALMLDGNPFRNPRAAIVAKGTDSLLEYLRSRIPT; encoded by the exons TTCCCCAGAGTGTATGGAGGCTGAACATTGACCCGCCTGAGGAAGCCCAGCAGAACGTGTCTTTCTCTGCATCAGACCGATGGTGGGAACAGACAGATTTAACCAAGCTTCTGCTCTCTTCAAACAAGCTGGAAACACTGTCTGAAGATGTTAAACTTCTACCCGCCCTAGTCGTCCTGGAT ATTCATGACAATCAGCTCAGAACACTGCCAGCAACTATTGGGGAGTTGGAGCAGTTACAGAAACTCAACCTGAG TCACAATAAAATGACAGATCTGCCTTTGGAGCTGTGGAATCTTACAAATCTGCGATGTCTCCATCTCCAACAGAATTTACTCGAACAACTACCATCAGAATTAGGACAGCTCTGTCAATTGGAGGACCTT GATCTCTCCAACAACAAATTAATCATTGTACCGGACGGGCTGGCGAACCTCAACAACCTCGTAAAACTTAATCTGTCCTTCAACAGTTTGAAGAGTCTGCCGTCTGCAATCAGTGAAATGAAGA ACTTGAGAATGCTGGACTGCTCTCGAAATCAGTTGGAGAGTGTACCACCCGTTCTGGCCCAGATGGCTTCTCTTGAGCAGCTGTACTTGAGGCATAACAAACTGCGCTTCCTCCCGGAGCTGCCTTCCTGCAAAACACTGAAG GAACTTCACTGTGGTAATAATCAGATCGAGGTTTTGGAGGCAGCACACCTAAAGCACCTGAGCGCTCTGAGTGTTCTGGAGCTGAGAGATAACAAGGTGAAGAGTCTTCCTGAGGAAATAACCCTACTGCAAGGCCTGCAGCGCCTGGATCTTACTAACAATGACCTCAGCAG TATACCGTGTGGTCTTGGAAACTTGCCTAAGCTTACGTCCCTGACCCTGGAGGGCAATCCTCTGAGGACGATCCGCAGAGAGCTCCTTACC AAAGGCACCAGTGAACTCTTGAAATATCTTCGAAGTCGGATACAAG AGGAGCCAGATGGGAACCTCAAAGATGAGCCCAAAACAGCGATGACACTCCCTAGTCAGAGCAGGATCAATGTGCACGCCATCAAAActctcaaaacattagaatacAG TCAAAAACAAGAGGCGGCCATACCTGATGATGTGTTTGATGCGGTCAGTGACGGTGCTGTTGTCAATGTGAACTTCAGCAAGAATCAGCTGACTGAAGTACCACCCAG GATTGTGGAGCTGAAAGATACTCTTGCAGACCTTAATCTTGGATTTAATAAGCTTTCTGCAGTTCCTATAGAGTTTTCCAAACTACAGCAGCTTGTGCATGTAGACCTCAG GAACAATCTTTTGACATCGCTGCCAATGGAACTGGAATCTCTTAAGCTGCGGAGCATCATACTGTCTTTCAATAG ATTCAAGGCTTTTCCAGATGTGCTGTACCGCATCTTATCCCTGGAGACCATTTTAATGAGCAACAATCAAGTTGGAGCCATTGATCCTCTCCGTCTGAAGTTGCTGGATAAACTGTCCACTCTGGACCTGCAGAACAATGACATCATGCAGGTGCCACCAGAGCTAGGCAACTGCACCAGTTTGAG GGCTCTGATGCTGGATGGAAATCCGTTCCGTAATCCGAGAGCTGCAATTGTAGCTAAAGGAACCGACTCCCTCCTGGAGTATCTCAGAAGCCGTATTCCTACATGA
- the lrrc40 gene encoding leucine-rich repeat-containing protein 40 isoform X3 → MSRFKRGAGLDSRAGFRQQKEECPVPNGLLKGARQSGQLNLSGRGLTEVPQSVWRLNIDPPEEAQQNVSFSASDRWWEQTDLTKLLLSSNKLETLSEDVKLLPALVVLDIHDNQLRTLPATIGELEQLQKLNLSHNKMTDLPLELWNLTNLRCLHLQQNLLEQLPSELGQLCQLEDLDLSNNKLIIVPDGLANLNNLVKLNLSFNSLKSLPSAISEMKNLRMLDCSRNQLESVPPVLAQMASLEQLYLRHNKLRFLPELPSCKTLKELHCGNNQIEVLEAAHLKHLSALSVLELRDNKVKSLPEEITLLQGLQRLDLTNNDLSSIPCGLGNLPKLTSLTLEGNPLRTIRRELLTKGTSELLKYLRSRIQEEPDGNLKDEPKTAMTLPSQSRINVHAIKTLKTLEYSQKQEAAIPDDVFDAVSDGAVVNVNFSKNQLTEVPPRFKAFPDVLYRILSLETILMSNNQVGAIDPLRLKLLDKLSTLDLQNNDIMQVPPELGNCTSLRALMLDGNPFRNPRAAIVAKGTDSLLEYLRSRIPT, encoded by the exons TTCCCCAGAGTGTATGGAGGCTGAACATTGACCCGCCTGAGGAAGCCCAGCAGAACGTGTCTTTCTCTGCATCAGACCGATGGTGGGAACAGACAGATTTAACCAAGCTTCTGCTCTCTTCAAACAAGCTGGAAACACTGTCTGAAGATGTTAAACTTCTACCCGCCCTAGTCGTCCTGGAT ATTCATGACAATCAGCTCAGAACACTGCCAGCAACTATTGGGGAGTTGGAGCAGTTACAGAAACTCAACCTGAG TCACAATAAAATGACAGATCTGCCTTTGGAGCTGTGGAATCTTACAAATCTGCGATGTCTCCATCTCCAACAGAATTTACTCGAACAACTACCATCAGAATTAGGACAGCTCTGTCAATTGGAGGACCTT GATCTCTCCAACAACAAATTAATCATTGTACCGGACGGGCTGGCGAACCTCAACAACCTCGTAAAACTTAATCTGTCCTTCAACAGTTTGAAGAGTCTGCCGTCTGCAATCAGTGAAATGAAGA ACTTGAGAATGCTGGACTGCTCTCGAAATCAGTTGGAGAGTGTACCACCCGTTCTGGCCCAGATGGCTTCTCTTGAGCAGCTGTACTTGAGGCATAACAAACTGCGCTTCCTCCCGGAGCTGCCTTCCTGCAAAACACTGAAG GAACTTCACTGTGGTAATAATCAGATCGAGGTTTTGGAGGCAGCACACCTAAAGCACCTGAGCGCTCTGAGTGTTCTGGAGCTGAGAGATAACAAGGTGAAGAGTCTTCCTGAGGAAATAACCCTACTGCAAGGCCTGCAGCGCCTGGATCTTACTAACAATGACCTCAGCAG TATACCGTGTGGTCTTGGAAACTTGCCTAAGCTTACGTCCCTGACCCTGGAGGGCAATCCTCTGAGGACGATCCGCAGAGAGCTCCTTACC AAAGGCACCAGTGAACTCTTGAAATATCTTCGAAGTCGGATACAAG AGGAGCCAGATGGGAACCTCAAAGATGAGCCCAAAACAGCGATGACACTCCCTAGTCAGAGCAGGATCAATGTGCACGCCATCAAAActctcaaaacattagaatacAG TCAAAAACAAGAGGCGGCCATACCTGATGATGTGTTTGATGCGGTCAGTGACGGTGCTGTTGTCAATGTGAACTTCAGCAAGAATCAGCTGACTGAAGTACCACCCAG ATTCAAGGCTTTTCCAGATGTGCTGTACCGCATCTTATCCCTGGAGACCATTTTAATGAGCAACAATCAAGTTGGAGCCATTGATCCTCTCCGTCTGAAGTTGCTGGATAAACTGTCCACTCTGGACCTGCAGAACAATGACATCATGCAGGTGCCACCAGAGCTAGGCAACTGCACCAGTTTGAG GGCTCTGATGCTGGATGGAAATCCGTTCCGTAATCCGAGAGCTGCAATTGTAGCTAAAGGAACCGACTCCCTCCTGGAGTATCTCAGAAGCCGTATTCCTACATGA
- the lrrc40 gene encoding leucine-rich repeat-containing protein 40 isoform X4, with translation MSRFKRGAGLDSRAGFRQQKEECPVPNGLLKGARQSGQLNLSGRGLTEVPQSVWRLNIDPPEEAQQNVSFSASDRWWEQTDLTKLLLSSNKLETLSEDVKLLPALVVLDIHDNQLRTLPATIGELEQLQKLNLSHNKMTDLPLELWNLTNLRCLHLQQNLLEQLPSELGQLCQLEDLDLSNNKLIIVPDGLANLNNLVKLNLSFNSLKSLPSAISEMKNLRMLDCSRNQLESVPPVLAQMASLEQLYLRHNKLRFLPELPSCKTLKELHCGNNQIEVLEAAHLKHLSALSVLELRDNKVKSLPEEITLLQGLQRLDLTNNDLSSIPCGLGNLPKLTSLTLEGNPLRTIRRELLTKGTSELLKYLRSRIQEEPDGNLKDEPKTAMTLPSQSRINVHAIKTLKTLEYSQKQEAAIPDDVFDAVSDGAVVNVNFSKNQLTEVPPRIVELKDTLADLNLGFNKLSAVPIEFSKLQQLVHVDLSNPIFFPGTIF, from the exons TTCCCCAGAGTGTATGGAGGCTGAACATTGACCCGCCTGAGGAAGCCCAGCAGAACGTGTCTTTCTCTGCATCAGACCGATGGTGGGAACAGACAGATTTAACCAAGCTTCTGCTCTCTTCAAACAAGCTGGAAACACTGTCTGAAGATGTTAAACTTCTACCCGCCCTAGTCGTCCTGGAT ATTCATGACAATCAGCTCAGAACACTGCCAGCAACTATTGGGGAGTTGGAGCAGTTACAGAAACTCAACCTGAG TCACAATAAAATGACAGATCTGCCTTTGGAGCTGTGGAATCTTACAAATCTGCGATGTCTCCATCTCCAACAGAATTTACTCGAACAACTACCATCAGAATTAGGACAGCTCTGTCAATTGGAGGACCTT GATCTCTCCAACAACAAATTAATCATTGTACCGGACGGGCTGGCGAACCTCAACAACCTCGTAAAACTTAATCTGTCCTTCAACAGTTTGAAGAGTCTGCCGTCTGCAATCAGTGAAATGAAGA ACTTGAGAATGCTGGACTGCTCTCGAAATCAGTTGGAGAGTGTACCACCCGTTCTGGCCCAGATGGCTTCTCTTGAGCAGCTGTACTTGAGGCATAACAAACTGCGCTTCCTCCCGGAGCTGCCTTCCTGCAAAACACTGAAG GAACTTCACTGTGGTAATAATCAGATCGAGGTTTTGGAGGCAGCACACCTAAAGCACCTGAGCGCTCTGAGTGTTCTGGAGCTGAGAGATAACAAGGTGAAGAGTCTTCCTGAGGAAATAACCCTACTGCAAGGCCTGCAGCGCCTGGATCTTACTAACAATGACCTCAGCAG TATACCGTGTGGTCTTGGAAACTTGCCTAAGCTTACGTCCCTGACCCTGGAGGGCAATCCTCTGAGGACGATCCGCAGAGAGCTCCTTACC AAAGGCACCAGTGAACTCTTGAAATATCTTCGAAGTCGGATACAAG AGGAGCCAGATGGGAACCTCAAAGATGAGCCCAAAACAGCGATGACACTCCCTAGTCAGAGCAGGATCAATGTGCACGCCATCAAAActctcaaaacattagaatacAG TCAAAAACAAGAGGCGGCCATACCTGATGATGTGTTTGATGCGGTCAGTGACGGTGCTGTTGTCAATGTGAACTTCAGCAAGAATCAGCTGACTGAAGTACCACCCAG GATTGTGGAGCTGAAAGATACTCTTGCAGACCTTAATCTTGGATTTAATAAGCTTTCTGCAGTTCCTATAGAGTTTTCCAAACTACAGCAGCTTGTGCATGTAGACCTCAG CAACCCGATTTTCTTTCCAGGAACAATCTTTTGA
- the lrrc40 gene encoding leucine-rich repeat-containing protein 40 isoform X2 codes for MSRFKRGAGLDSRAGFRQQKEECPVPNGLLKGARQSGQLNLSGRGLTEVPQSVWRLNIDPPEEAQQNVSFSASDRWWEQTDLTKLLLSSNKLETLSEDVKLLPALVVLDIHDNQLRTLPATIGELEQLQKLNLSHNKMTDLPLELWNLTNLRCLHLQQNLLEQLPSELGQLCQLEDLDLSNNKLIIVPDGLANLNNLVKLNLSFNSLKSLPSAISEMKNLRMLDCSRNQLESVPPVLAQMASLEQLYLRHNKLRFLPELPSCKTLKELHCGNNQIEVLEAAHLKHLSALSVLELRDNKVKSLPEEITLLQGLQRLDLTNNDLSSIPCGLGNLPKLTSLTLEGNPLRTIRRELLTKGTSELLKYLRSRIQEEPDGNLKDEPKTAMTLPSQSRINVHAIKTLKTLEYSQKQEAAIPDDVFDAVSDGAVVNVNFSKNQLTEVPPRIVELKDTLADLNLGFNKLSAVPIEFSKLQQLVHVDLRFKAFPDVLYRILSLETILMSNNQVGAIDPLRLKLLDKLSTLDLQNNDIMQVPPELGNCTSLRALMLDGNPFRNPRAAIVAKGTDSLLEYLRSRIPT; via the exons TTCCCCAGAGTGTATGGAGGCTGAACATTGACCCGCCTGAGGAAGCCCAGCAGAACGTGTCTTTCTCTGCATCAGACCGATGGTGGGAACAGACAGATTTAACCAAGCTTCTGCTCTCTTCAAACAAGCTGGAAACACTGTCTGAAGATGTTAAACTTCTACCCGCCCTAGTCGTCCTGGAT ATTCATGACAATCAGCTCAGAACACTGCCAGCAACTATTGGGGAGTTGGAGCAGTTACAGAAACTCAACCTGAG TCACAATAAAATGACAGATCTGCCTTTGGAGCTGTGGAATCTTACAAATCTGCGATGTCTCCATCTCCAACAGAATTTACTCGAACAACTACCATCAGAATTAGGACAGCTCTGTCAATTGGAGGACCTT GATCTCTCCAACAACAAATTAATCATTGTACCGGACGGGCTGGCGAACCTCAACAACCTCGTAAAACTTAATCTGTCCTTCAACAGTTTGAAGAGTCTGCCGTCTGCAATCAGTGAAATGAAGA ACTTGAGAATGCTGGACTGCTCTCGAAATCAGTTGGAGAGTGTACCACCCGTTCTGGCCCAGATGGCTTCTCTTGAGCAGCTGTACTTGAGGCATAACAAACTGCGCTTCCTCCCGGAGCTGCCTTCCTGCAAAACACTGAAG GAACTTCACTGTGGTAATAATCAGATCGAGGTTTTGGAGGCAGCACACCTAAAGCACCTGAGCGCTCTGAGTGTTCTGGAGCTGAGAGATAACAAGGTGAAGAGTCTTCCTGAGGAAATAACCCTACTGCAAGGCCTGCAGCGCCTGGATCTTACTAACAATGACCTCAGCAG TATACCGTGTGGTCTTGGAAACTTGCCTAAGCTTACGTCCCTGACCCTGGAGGGCAATCCTCTGAGGACGATCCGCAGAGAGCTCCTTACC AAAGGCACCAGTGAACTCTTGAAATATCTTCGAAGTCGGATACAAG AGGAGCCAGATGGGAACCTCAAAGATGAGCCCAAAACAGCGATGACACTCCCTAGTCAGAGCAGGATCAATGTGCACGCCATCAAAActctcaaaacattagaatacAG TCAAAAACAAGAGGCGGCCATACCTGATGATGTGTTTGATGCGGTCAGTGACGGTGCTGTTGTCAATGTGAACTTCAGCAAGAATCAGCTGACTGAAGTACCACCCAG GATTGTGGAGCTGAAAGATACTCTTGCAGACCTTAATCTTGGATTTAATAAGCTTTCTGCAGTTCCTATAGAGTTTTCCAAACTACAGCAGCTTGTGCATGTAGACCTCAG ATTCAAGGCTTTTCCAGATGTGCTGTACCGCATCTTATCCCTGGAGACCATTTTAATGAGCAACAATCAAGTTGGAGCCATTGATCCTCTCCGTCTGAAGTTGCTGGATAAACTGTCCACTCTGGACCTGCAGAACAATGACATCATGCAGGTGCCACCAGAGCTAGGCAACTGCACCAGTTTGAG GGCTCTGATGCTGGATGGAAATCCGTTCCGTAATCCGAGAGCTGCAATTGTAGCTAAAGGAACCGACTCCCTCCTGGAGTATCTCAGAAGCCGTATTCCTACATGA